The following proteins come from a genomic window of Pseudochaenichthys georgianus chromosome 17, fPseGeo1.2, whole genome shotgun sequence:
- the LOC117462709 gene encoding uridylate-specific endoribonuclease C isoform X1 — translation MARRYVFFGQQADRELTEVLNQLWTLDTNRLRPGTDYIISLQGKAGYVAQGSNYARDRARAPLFTYVNEDKLKGIETYLHFINLLDNYEMSTGVQEEVTSEELKENKLFIDAMMETAVMKFAHGYLSNKGQSPSDCDQFKRQLYDIWFRLYHRDRSGGKDSCGFEHVFVGETKFGREILGLHNWVQFYLQEKHDHLDYKGYKARANKNTPDEDDHVLNLQFSWKGLVKPVGGVFIGVSPEFEFALFTIIFLMSTEKRTSVEVKVDEYLLELIVYRNGQCIGTSYPKLLSSNQWD, via the exons ATGGCAAGGAGGTACGTTTTTTTTGG TCAACAGGCGGACCGGGAGCTCACCGAGGTGCTGAACCAGCTCTGGACCCTCGACACAAACCGTCTCCGGCCGGGCACGGACTACATCATCTCCCTCCAG GGGAAGGCAGGCTATGTGGCTCAGGGCAGTAACTACGCCAGGGACCGGGCCAGAGCTCCTCTCTTCACCTACGTCAACGAAGACAAACTCAAGGGTATCGAGACATATTTAC ATTTCATCAACCTGCTGGACAATTATGAGATGTCCACAGGCGTACAAGAGGAAGTGACTTCAGAGGAGCTGAAAGAGAACAAGCTCTTTATCGACGCCATGATGGAGACCGCTGTCATGAAG TTTGCTCACGGATATCTGTCCAACAAAGGACAGTCCCCGTCAGACTGCGATCAGTTCAAGAGACAGCTGTATGACATCTGGTTCAGACTGTACCACAGGGACAGGAGCGGAGG TAAGGATTCCTGTGGATTTGAACATGTGTTTGTGGGAGAAACCAAGTTCGGCCGGGAGATCTTGGGTCTGCACAACTGGGTCCAGTTCTACCTGCAAGAGAAACACGACCATCTGGACTACAAAGGCTACAAAGCAAGAGCAAACAAGAACACA CCGGATGAGGACGATCACGTCCTGAATCTGCAGTTCAGTTGGAAAGGTTTGGTGAAGCCCGTCGGCGGCGTCTTCATCGGCGTCAGTCCAGAGTTTGAGTTTGCTCTCTTCACCATCATCTTCCTCATGTCCACGGAGAAGAGGACGTCTGTGGAGGTGAAGGTGGACGAGTACCTGCTGGAGCTCATCGTCTATCGGAACGGGCAATGCATCGGCACGTCGTATCCCAAACTGCTCAGCAGCAACCAATGGGATTAG
- the LOC117462709 gene encoding uridylate-specific endoribonuclease C isoform X2, which produces MARSQQADRELTEVLNQLWTLDTNRLRPGTDYIISLQGKAGYVAQGSNYARDRARAPLFTYVNEDKLKGIETYLHFINLLDNYEMSTGVQEEVTSEELKENKLFIDAMMETAVMKFAHGYLSNKGQSPSDCDQFKRQLYDIWFRLYHRDRSGGKDSCGFEHVFVGETKFGREILGLHNWVQFYLQEKHDHLDYKGYKARANKNTPDEDDHVLNLQFSWKGLVKPVGGVFIGVSPEFEFALFTIIFLMSTEKRTSVEVKVDEYLLELIVYRNGQCIGTSYPKLLSSNQWD; this is translated from the exons ATGGCAAGGAG TCAACAGGCGGACCGGGAGCTCACCGAGGTGCTGAACCAGCTCTGGACCCTCGACACAAACCGTCTCCGGCCGGGCACGGACTACATCATCTCCCTCCAG GGGAAGGCAGGCTATGTGGCTCAGGGCAGTAACTACGCCAGGGACCGGGCCAGAGCTCCTCTCTTCACCTACGTCAACGAAGACAAACTCAAGGGTATCGAGACATATTTAC ATTTCATCAACCTGCTGGACAATTATGAGATGTCCACAGGCGTACAAGAGGAAGTGACTTCAGAGGAGCTGAAAGAGAACAAGCTCTTTATCGACGCCATGATGGAGACCGCTGTCATGAAG TTTGCTCACGGATATCTGTCCAACAAAGGACAGTCCCCGTCAGACTGCGATCAGTTCAAGAGACAGCTGTATGACATCTGGTTCAGACTGTACCACAGGGACAGGAGCGGAGG TAAGGATTCCTGTGGATTTGAACATGTGTTTGTGGGAGAAACCAAGTTCGGCCGGGAGATCTTGGGTCTGCACAACTGGGTCCAGTTCTACCTGCAAGAGAAACACGACCATCTGGACTACAAAGGCTACAAAGCAAGAGCAAACAAGAACACA CCGGATGAGGACGATCACGTCCTGAATCTGCAGTTCAGTTGGAAAGGTTTGGTGAAGCCCGTCGGCGGCGTCTTCATCGGCGTCAGTCCAGAGTTTGAGTTTGCTCTCTTCACCATCATCTTCCTCATGTCCACGGAGAAGAGGACGTCTGTGGAGGTGAAGGTGGACGAGTACCTGCTGGAGCTCATCGTCTATCGGAACGGGCAATGCATCGGCACGTCGTATCCCAAACTGCTCAGCAGCAACCAATGGGATTAG